One stretch of Glycine soja cultivar W05 chromosome 7, ASM419377v2, whole genome shotgun sequence DNA includes these proteins:
- the LOC114419755 gene encoding 10 kDa chaperonin, mitochondrial-like: MAKRLIPCFNRILVEKIVPPSKTSAGILLPEKSSQLNSGKVIAVGPGSRDQAGNLIPVSVKEGDHVLLPEYGGTQIKLDDKEFHLFRDEDILGILHD, translated from the exons atggCGAAGCGCTTGATTCCCTGCTTCAATCGCATTCTCGTTGAGAAAATCGTCCCTCCCTCCAAGACAAGCGCCGGCATTCTCCTCCCTGAGAAGTCCTCCCAG CTTAATTCCGGTAAGGTGATAGCGGTTGGGCCTGGATCACGTGACCAGGCAGGGAACTTGATTCCGGTGTCCGTGAAGGAAGGTGATCACGTGCTCTTGCCGGAGTACGGTGGCACGCAGATCAAGCTCGATGACAAAGA gttCCATTTGTTTAGGGATGAGGACATCTTGGGTATTCTGCATGATTGA
- the LOC114419757 gene encoding protein ESMERALDA 1-like yields the protein MHPYNRLPSSGHSTPSPPPSPLRSPRLRHAGRSKAGRFSPSRGSGRTAAQRLSWMFLSVLLRRQGVFLFAPLIYISGMLLYMGTASFDVVPVIKHRPAPGSVYRSPQLFAKLRLDMDSDNSSADAISTIWKYPYRGGEWKPCVNRSSEDLPESNGYIYVEANGGLNQQRTSVCNAVAVAGYLNATLVIPNFHYHSIWKDPSKFRDIYDEEFFVNTLKNDVRVVDKIPEYLMERFGSNMTNVHNFRIKAWSSIQYYKDVVLPKLLEEKVIRISPFANRLSFDAPPAVQRLRCLANYEALRFSSPILTIGESLVERMRKHSAINGGKYVSVHLRFEEDMVAFSCCVFDGGKQEREDMIAARERGWKGKFTKPGRVIRPGAIRINGKCPLTPLEVGLMLRGMGFTKNTSIFLASGKIYNAEKTMAPLLQMFPNLHTKETLASEEELAPFKNYSSRMAAIDYTVCLQSEVFVTTQGGNFPHFLLGHRRFLYGGHAKTIKPDKRKLALLFDNPNIGWKSLKRQLLSMRSHSDSKGVELKRPNDSIYSFPCPDCMCRSNRTDDLRSSLAT from the exons ATGCACCCGTACAACCGGCTACCGAGCAGCGGGCACTCGACGCCGTCACCGCCGCCGTCTCCGCTCCGGTCGCCGAGGCTCCGCCACGCAGGGCGGTCCAAGGCCGGGCGGTTCTCTCCGAGCCGGGGGAGCGGTCGGACCGCCGCGCAGCGGCTCAGCTGGATGTTCCTCTCTGTTCTGCTTCGACGACAGGGCGTTTTTCTCTTCGCTCCTCTCATTTACATCTCCGGAATGCTCCTCTACATGGGAACGGCGTCGTTCGACGTCGTTCCGGTAATTAAACACCGTCCCGCGCCTGGCTCCGTCTACCGTAGCCCTCAGCTCTTCGCCAAGCTCCGCCTCGACATGGATTCCGATAATTCCTCCGCCGATGCG ATATCTACAATATGGAAGTATCCCTATAGAGGTGGTGAGTGGAAGCCATGTGTGAACAGATCTTCAGAAG ACCTACCTGAATCAAATGGATACATATATGTGGAGGCTAATGGTGGCTTAAATCAGCAGAGGACATCA GTATGCAATGCAGTTGCTGTAGCTGGCTATCTCAATGCTACCCTTGTAATCCCCAACTTTCATTATCATAGCATATGGAAAGATCCTAG CAAATTCCGGGACATTTATGATGAAGAGTTTTTTGTCAATACCTTGAAAAATGATGTACGGGTGGTTGACAAGATTCCTGAGTACCTAATGGAAAGATTTGGCAGCAACATGACAAATGTTCACAATTTCAGGATCAAGGCATGGTCATCTATTCAGTATTACAAAGATGTGGTACTCCCTAAGTTACTTGAAGAAAA GGTTATAAGGATTTCACCTTTTGCAAATAGATTATCATTTGATGCTCCTCCAGCTGTCCAGCGTCTTAGATGCTTAGCAAATTATGAGGCTTTACGGTTTTCAAGTCCTATATTGACCATAGGTGAATCTTTGGTTGAAAGAATGAGAAAACATAGCGCCATTAATGGTGGTAAATATGTCTCCGTACATCTTCGTTTTGAAGAG GATATGGTTGCTTTCTCTTGTTGTGTTTTCGATGGTGGAAAACAGGAGAGAGAAGACATGATTGCAGCTAGAGAAAGAGGTTGGAAAGGGAAATTTACAAAACCAGGACGAGTTATACGTCCAGGAGCAATCAGGATCAATGGGAAGTGCCCCCTTACCCCATTAGAG GTTGGCCTCATGCTTAGGGGAATGGGTTTCACGAAGAACACATCTATCTTTTTGGCATctggaaaaatatataatgccGAGAAAACAATGGCTCCGCTACTTCAAATGTTTCCTAATTTACATACTAAGGAGACCCTAGCTTCTGAAGAGGAGCTTGCTCCATTTAAG AATTATTCTTCCAGGATGGCTGCTATAGATTACACAGTTTGTCTTCAAAGTGAGGTGTTTGTCACAACTCAGGGAGGCAACTTCCCTCATTTTCTGCTGGGTCACAGAAGATTCTTGTATGGTGGACATGCTAAAACAATTAAGCCAGATAAGCGGAAGTTGGCATTACTGTTTGATAATCCCAATATTGG ATGGAAAAGTCTTAAACGTCAACTGCTGAGCATGAGGTCGCATAGTGATTCCAAGGGAGTTGAGCTTAAGAGACCAAATGATTCTATATACAGCTTTCCATGCCCAGATTGTATGTGTCGTTCCAACAGAACTGACGATTTGAGATCTTCATTAGCAACTTGA